The following proteins are encoded in a genomic region of Zingiber officinale cultivar Zhangliang unplaced genomic scaffold, Zo_v1.1 ctg126, whole genome shotgun sequence:
- the LOC122035917 gene encoding NAC domain-containing protein 2-like, translating into MATTTGGTATAIPIGYRFLPTDKELIVDYLANRVAGKLVPSTAVVEADVYGTEPWNLLRNGDQEGYFFAMRKRKNAVGTRVDRRAGTGTWTLYSKKEESVTTLDAEGREIAVGCKSSLSFNDGKSKNSGWIMHEYELLSVAGVFQTQVLCHIKNRAGKMKKRSAADIPTTRPHESALSPECTAETPPKRSYEADNFPSALFPECTAQPPPKRSLPHEAALFSECTAQPPAKRVCNRQLPMFLEQSPEPSPSSCDDDQAFCAQLLASLVQLEDENEGSNFLSPWMQLSPSSCDENQAFCTQHFLAPLVQLDEENECSYLLSPWPQLRQSSDALGSEDLDQIWLGDEFDL; encoded by the coding sequence ATGGCGACGACGACGGGCGGAACGGCGACGGCGATTCCCATCGGCTATCGCTTTCTTCCGACAGATAAAGAGCTCATTGTCGACTATCTGGCTAATAGAGTAGCTGGAAAGCTAGTGCCGTCAACGGCGGTCGTCGAAGCCGACGTCTACGGCACCGAACCGTGGAATCTTTTGAGGAATGGCGACCAAGAAGGCTACTTTTTCGCCATGAGAAAGCGCAAGAACGCTGTCGGAACGAGGGTGGATCGAAGGGCTGGAACAGGGACTTGGACCCTGTACAGCAAGAAAGAAGAATCTGTGACCACGCTAGATGCCGAAGGACGGGAGATCGCCGTGGGTTGCAAGAGCAGTTTGTCTTTCAACGACGGCAAGAGCAAAAATTCAGGTTGGATCATGCACGAATACGAACTTCTCTCCGTCGCCGGCGTCTTCCAGACCCAAGTACTCTGCCATATCAAGAACCGGGCGGGCAAGATGAAGAAGCGATCGGCTGCTGACATTCCGACGACGCGACCGCATGAGTCCGCTCTGTCTCCTGAATGCACTGCTGAGACGCCGCCCAAGAGATCGTACGAGGCCGATAACTTTCCGTCAGCTCTGTTTCCTGAATGCACCGCACAGCCGCCGCCCAAGAGATCGCTGCCGCATGAGGCCGCTCTGTTTTCTGAATGCACCGCACAGCCACCGGCGAAGAGGGTGTGTAATCGGCAGCTGCCAATGTTTCTTGAACAGTCTCCTGAACCGTCTCCTTCTTCTTGCGATGATGACCAGGCGTTCTGCGCCCAGCTTCTTGCCTCGTTGGTTCAGCTCGAGGATGAGAATGAAGGCAGTAACTTTCTCTCTCCATGGATGCAGCTGTCTCCTTCTTCGTGTGATGAAAACCAGGCGTTCTGCACCCAGCATTTTCTTGCCCCGTTGGTTCAGCTTGATGAAGAAAATGAATGCAGTTACTTACTCTCTCCTTGGCCGCAGCTTAGACAATCAAGTGATGCTTTGGGTAGCGAGGACCTGGATCAAATTTGGTTGGGCGATGAATTTGATCTCTGA
- the LOC122035928 gene encoding microtubule-associated protein TORTIFOLIA1-like, with product MATSKPSKLSKSASLNPNTSNSSSSSSKTQTSSSLSSHLAMVELKSRILATLAKLSDRDTYHIAVEDLEKMILAISADGVPMVLNTLAHDSSLPSPGPQDPSCSKNASFLIARRETLRLLAFLCAAHTDAASTHLPKIIGHIARRLKDPASDTSVREVCRDAAGSLAALYLRPLVATAAQEEGTGGGATGGSFPVMTLFVKPLFEAMGEQNKAVQGGAAMCLAKVVECGGGGGCGGGGGEGEDEGRAAAAGGAMFQRLCPRICKLFSSQSFLAKGALLSVLSSLAKVGGIHMQSMQQVLQSVCECLESSEWAARKAAADTLAVLASYSSHLIADETSATIAALEACCFDKVKPVRDSVTEALQIWMNITGHRENSTSGNAKDSKNPDISDKDGTTYLKRFSPSKRSESKSTSIDSSPTENDSIPKGKGTNIPEKAVVMLKKKAPSLSDKELNPEFFQKFEKRSQNDLPVEVVVPRKFLQSSNSQNEDGSKTTYSNSTGTSNGSGAVLQELGANEHNKANYQNSVKRGRDHNKLQDLLNLDQDAGIDQRGFIKKESKAKNSDVDRSEIIGDPSPGRVNVTRSDVHVEGSFVNNKANWSTIQRQLTQLERQQSSLMNMLQDFMGGSHDSMVTLDNRVRCLERVVEEMARDLTFSSGKRGGNMIHGFDRSPGRSMGKYNGLHDYSSSMLGRGGEGRLPFSEQFYQQDNVASGLRGRSFTWGLESETWDSYGLPRNGPMNSRRGYATVPGESCVPRTDHETNQFSGRRGWERGSGPFRLGEGPSARSVWQASKDEATLEAIRVAGEDNGTSRTAARVAVPEPDAEALADENPRLDKGLLWASWTRAMDSLHGGDVDSAYAEILSTDDDLLLVKLMDKSGPVFDQLCGEIAIEVLCAIGQFITEESLFDIALSWLQQLSDLFVENGPGFLNIPLDWKREILLNLRKASALEPPEDQEGASPDQLAMRLASAWDLNLQQLIK from the exons ATGGCAACTTCCAAACCCTCGAAGCTCTCCAAATCCGCTTCCCTAAACCCAAACACTTCcaattcctcctcctcttcctccaaaACTCAAACTTCCTCTTCCCTCTCCTCCCATCTTGCAATGGTGGAGCTCAAGTCGCGGATCCTGGCTACGCTCGCCAAGCTCTCCGACCGAGACACCTACCATATCGCCGTCGAGGACCTTGAAAAGATGATCCTCGCCATCTCCGCTGACGGCGTTCCGATGGTGCTCAATACCCTCGCTCACGACTCCTCCTTGCCCTCGCCCGGCCCTCAGGATCCCTCCTGCTCCAAGAACGCATCTTTTCTCATCGCCCGGCGCGAGACACTCCGCCTTCTGGCGTTCCTGTGCGCCGCCCACACCGACGCGGCGTCCACCCACCTCCCGAAGATCATCGGCCACATTGCGCGACGACTCAAGGATCCGGCCTCCGACACATCCGTCCGCGAGGTGTGCCGTGATGCTGCCGGCTCTCTTGCCGCCCTCTACCTCCGGCCCTTGGTGGCGACGGCGGCACAGGAGGAAGGCACCGGCGGTGGTGCTACTGGTGGGTCGTTTCCTGTAATGACGCTGTTCGTGAAACCGTTATTCGAAGCAATGGGGGAGCAGAACAAGGCGGTGCAGGGAGGGGCGGCAATGTGTCTCGCGAAGGTCGTCGAGTGTGGTGGCGGAGGAGGCTGCGGAGGTGGTGGTGGGGAGGGGGAAGATGAGGGGAGGGCGGCGGCGGCAGGCGGGGCGATGTTCCAGAGGTTGTGCCCTAGGATCTGTAAGCTGTTTAGTAGTCAAAGCTTTCTAGCCAAAGGAGCCTTGCTTTCTGTTCTCTCTAGCTTGGCAAAG GTAGGAGGTATTCATATGCAGAGCATGCAACAAGTGCTGCAAAGTGTTTGTGAATGCCTTGAGAGTAGTGAGTGGGCTGCACGCAAAGCTGCTGCTGATACTCTTGCCGTTTTGGCCTCATACTCAAGCCATTTGATTGCTGATGAAACTTCAGCGACAATAGCTGCTCTTGAGGCTTGCTGTTTCGATAAG GTAAAACCTGTCAGAGACAGTGTGACAGAAGCATTGCAGATATGGATGAATATTACAGGGCACCGTGAGAATTCAACATCAGGAAATGCAAAAG ATTCTAAAAATCCTGACATATCTGATAAAGACGGGACGACATATCTTAAAAGGTTTAGCCCAAGCAAAAGGTCAGAATCCAAAAGCACATCTATTGATTCTTCACCAACTGAAAATGATTCTATACCCAAAGGAAAAGGTACTAACATACCAGAGAAAGCAGTGGTAATGTTAAAGAAAAAAGCACCATCTTTAAGCGATAAAGAATTGAACCCAGAATTCTTTCAGAAGTTTGAGAAAAGGAGTCAAAATGACTTACCTGTAGAAGTAGTGGTACCTCGGAAGTTCTTACAATcttctaattcacaaaatgaagATGGATCAAAAACAACTTATAGTAATTCAACTGGAACATCAAACGGTTCTGGAGCAGTGCTTCAGGAACTAGGTGCTAATGAACATAACAAAGCAAATTATCAGAATTCTGTGAAACGTGGAAGGGATCACAATAAGTTACAAGACTTGCTCAATCTTGATCAAGATGCTGGGATAGATCAAAGAGGATTCATCAAAAAAGAATCAAAAGCAAAAAACTCTGATGTTGATAGATCAGAAATCATTGGGGATCCTTCTCCTGGACGTGTCAACGTTACAAGATCTGATGTGCATGTTGAAGGATCCTTTGTAAACAACAAAGCAAATTGGTCCACGATACAGAGGCAGCTAACCCAATTAGAGAGGCAACAATCAAGTCTTATGAATATGTTACAG GACTTTATGGGAGGCTCCCATGATAGCATGGTAACTCTTGACAACCGAGTCAGATGTCTTGAGAGAGTTGTCGAAGAAATGGCTCGTGATTTGACATTCTCATCTGGAAAAAGAGGTGGAAACATGATCCATGGGTTTGATAGGTCTCCAGGTAGGTCTATGGGTAAGTACAATGGTCTGCATGATTACTCCAGCTCTATGTTGGGTAGGGGTGGCGAGGGGCGACTTCCTTTCTCGGAGCAGTTTTATCAACAGGACAATGTGGCTTCTGGATTGAGGGGAAGGAGTTTCACTTGGGGGTTAGAATCTGAAACATGGGATTCCTATGGTCTGCCGAGAAATGGTCCAATGAACTCTAGAAGAGGCTATGCGACTGTTCCAGGGGAGAGTTGTGTACCCCGAACTGATCATGAGACGAATCAATTCAGTGGCAGGCGGGGTTGGGAAAGGGGATCTGGGCCATTTAGGCTCGGCGAAGGGCCTTCAGCAAGAAGTGTTTGGCAAGCTTCAAAAGACGAGGCTACTTTAGAAGCTATACGAGTAGCTGGAGAAGACAACGGAACTTCTAGGACCGCAGCAAGAGTAGCCGTTCCAGAACCAGATGCTGAAGCTCTAGCTGATGAAAATCCAAGGTTAGACAAGGGGCTTCTTTGGGCATCTTGGACTCGAGCTATGGATTCTCTCCATGGTGGTGATGTTGATTCAGCTTATGCAGAGATTTTGTCTACCGACGACGACTTACTGCTGGTAAAGCTGATGGATAAATCTGGTCCAGTCTTTGATCAGCTCTGCGGTGAAATTGCGATCGAAGTCTTGTGCGCAATTGGGCAGTTTATTACCGAAGAAAGTCTGTTTGATATTGCATTGTCCTGGCTCCAACAG CTATCGGATCTCTTTGTCGAGAATGGACCGGGCTTCCTCAACATTCCTCTCGATTGGAAGAGAGAGATCTTACTGAACCTCCGCAAAGCTTCAGCTCTCGAACCCCCGGAGGACCAGGAGGGGGCATCACCAGATCAACTAGCGATGCGTTTGGCTTCAGCTTGGGATCTCAACTTGCAACAACTTATCAAGTAG